One window of the Methanorbis furvi genome contains the following:
- a CDS encoding TfuA-related McrA-glycine thioamidation protein has translation MPSAVIFIGPSLPPEEAKKILPDAEYLPPAKRGDLTAAAAAGAKTIVLIDGVFFQDRAVGHREILAALRSGIKVVGSSSMGALRASEMDTLGMIGVGEIYRWYKDGKINADDEVGLVYDPETQTALSEPMVNIRASCAAAKAAKIITDEEETELLRACKALYYPDRTYRRILREAEVAEETKSALSQWLKTNAVDQKRHDAIECLKTVRDML, from the coding sequence ATGCCGAGCGCCGTCATATTCATCGGCCCAAGTCTGCCGCCTGAAGAGGCGAAGAAAATTCTGCCGGACGCAGAGTATCTGCCTCCGGCAAAGCGCGGAGACCTGACCGCAGCGGCAGCCGCAGGGGCGAAGACAATCGTCTTAATCGACGGCGTGTTCTTTCAGGATCGCGCAGTAGGTCACCGCGAAATTCTTGCAGCGCTTCGGTCCGGCATCAAAGTGGTCGGCTCGTCATCGATGGGAGCACTGCGGGCGTCGGAGATGGACACGCTTGGAATGATCGGGGTCGGCGAGATTTACCGCTGGTATAAAGACGGAAAAATCAATGCCGATGATGAAGTTGGTCTCGTCTATGACCCAGAGACCCAGACCGCCCTTTCTGAACCGATGGTCAACATCCGCGCAAGTTGTGCCGCAGCAAAAGCGGCCAAAATTATCACTGATGAAGAGGAGACAGAGCTTCTTCGTGCCTGCAAGGCGCTCTACTATCCTGACCGCACCTACCGGCGGATTCTCCGTGAAGCAGAGGTTGCAGAGGAGACAAAGTCCGCACTTTCCCAGTGGCTGAAAACAAACGCCGTGGATCAGAAGCGCCATGACGCAATCGAATGCCTGAAAACAGTGAGGGATATGTTATGA
- a CDS encoding DUF5611 family protein, whose protein sequence is MQEYEVKRGMTKDLPDRIAAGFSDIFEVKPTEKDGHYMVSYGSMSRLEVWAGEKNKTVIVDTETNKEVLAMPDAEADKIILDTNKRFRQYLDLITGFTTKERVKRAKKAADAED, encoded by the coding sequence ATGCAGGAATATGAAGTTAAGCGTGGAATGACCAAGGATCTGCCTGACCGCATTGCCGCAGGATTTTCCGACATCTTTGAAGTAAAACCAACAGAAAAGGACGGGCACTACATGGTCTCGTACGGGAGCATGTCGCGTCTTGAGGTCTGGGCCGGAGAGAAAAACAAAACTGTCATCGTTGACACCGAGACCAACAAAGAAGTTCTCGCAATGCCGGACGCAGAGGCAGACAAAATAATTCTCGACACCAACAAAAGATTCCGTCAGTATCTTGACCTCATCACCGGCTTTACCACAAAAGAGAGGGTAAAGCGGGCGAAGAAGGCCGCTGACGCTGAAGACTAA
- a CDS encoding YcaO-related McrA-glycine thioamidation protein, protein MNTMIELQPSPKVYCGQTERSKTPEETLASIEPLVQIAGITRVADITDLDRIGVPVYSCIRPTAADGAISVYNGKGGTEAEARVAGIMEGIERYSAEAMPRDLAATSYKMLSLTEDCINPRDLILPRTNDADMELPWVDAWDIANNCSVKVPLCAVIHPNPHYLPGLFRSSSNGIASGNTIEEAIFYALTEVIERDSWSLVETTRDTGPAITGLTGHASEMLAKFTAAGVEVTLKDITSDLGIPTIAAVSDDVTLKDPRLLTIGMGTHTNPEIAVIRALSEVAQSRATQIHGAREDATIASFREMMGYDRVKRMNAYWFKTESTKQFSEIAGCATPDFTTDILAIIERLKAAGLARVIVYDLTDPDLGVPVVRVIVPGLECFTIDNERRGKRCTDAERRHIHRPKSAA, encoded by the coding sequence ATGAATACAATGATAGAGCTCCAGCCGTCTCCAAAAGTCTACTGCGGCCAGACCGAACGCAGCAAAACTCCTGAAGAGACGCTTGCATCCATCGAACCGCTGGTACAGATTGCGGGTATCACGCGGGTTGCAGACATTACCGACCTTGACCGGATCGGAGTTCCGGTCTACTCCTGTATCCGGCCAACGGCAGCTGACGGTGCAATCTCCGTGTATAACGGAAAAGGAGGAACCGAAGCAGAAGCACGCGTTGCAGGAATCATGGAAGGAATAGAACGCTACTCAGCAGAAGCCATGCCGCGCGACCTTGCTGCAACTTCGTACAAGATGCTCTCGCTCACCGAGGACTGCATCAATCCAAGAGACCTCATTCTTCCGCGGACGAACGACGCCGACATGGAGCTGCCCTGGGTGGACGCATGGGACATTGCAAACAACTGTTCCGTAAAAGTTCCGCTCTGCGCAGTGATTCATCCAAACCCCCACTACCTTCCGGGACTCTTCCGGTCCAGCTCCAATGGGATTGCATCCGGCAACACGATCGAGGAGGCGATCTTTTACGCCCTGACTGAGGTGATTGAACGCGACTCATGGTCGCTTGTCGAAACAACGCGGGACACGGGACCTGCCATAACCGGACTCACCGGTCATGCATCCGAGATGCTGGCAAAGTTTACGGCGGCAGGAGTTGAAGTCACACTGAAGGACATCACTTCAGACCTCGGCATCCCGACGATCGCAGCGGTCTCCGACGATGTCACCCTCAAAGATCCGCGGCTTCTGACGATTGGAATGGGGACCCACACAAATCCTGAGATTGCCGTGATTCGTGCACTCTCCGAGGTTGCACAGAGCCGGGCAACGCAGATTCACGGAGCACGCGAGGATGCAACCATCGCATCGTTCCGCGAAATGATGGGCTATGATCGCGTGAAGCGGATGAATGCCTACTGGTTCAAGACCGAGTCTACAAAACAATTCTCTGAGATTGCGGGCTGCGCAACACCGGACTTTACGACCGACATTCTCGCGATCATCGAACGGCTGAAGGCCGCAGGCCTTGCGAGAGTGATTGTGTATGATCTCACCGATCCTGACCTTGGAGTTCCGGTGGTCCGCGTGATTGTGCCGGGGCTTGAGTGCTTTACGATTGACAATGAACGCAGAGGTAAGAGGTGCACTGATGCCGAGCGCCGTCATATTCATCGGCCCAAGTCTGCCGCCTGA
- the fdhD gene encoding formate dehydrogenase accessory sulfurtransferase FdhD: MHTNLLTSCKGYRYENGDVAEIDDAVVSEEVITLYLNGAEHLKIVASNEHLTEFGAGFFIASGVAEKILSVSVQGTNIFVDAVVLDASAEKTERCVSNGGTITPDEIFSLREALNAEAWRKTGGLHCAALWYNHSCAFVASDIGRHNAVDKVIGWMVLQGLSSTHCAIGCTGRQPAGMVAKAVNANIPTIVSRAAVTLKGAELAKSSGVTLIGFVREGRFTVYSHPERVAGLNPKDGEPKPAKSCGTLASPLRGLRYRDDAAVPVEDAAVAEDIVTLYLNGSEFIKTVASLEHLPEFAVGFFVDAGLVCSASDIRSVIVKGSSVYVDAVCTVCVAGEMESSGGFAPHKPRGHAEAGGSITDEEIFIIREAINAEVWDATGGLHCAVLFHDHRVVFLASDIGRHNAVDKVIGYMILHNIPPTECAIGSTGRQPAGMVTKAANAGVPIIVSRAAATEKGIRTAQTFGVTLICFVRPPRFTIYTHPERVVVKSALPINSFTGN; encoded by the coding sequence ATGCATACAAACCTCCTTACGTCCTGCAAAGGTTACCGGTATGAGAACGGGGATGTTGCTGAGATCGATGATGCTGTGGTCAGTGAAGAGGTTATCACACTTTATCTCAACGGGGCAGAGCATCTGAAAATTGTTGCAAGCAATGAACATCTCACCGAGTTTGGTGCAGGTTTTTTCATCGCATCAGGAGTTGCAGAAAAAATTCTCTCGGTCAGCGTCCAAGGGACGAACATTTTCGTGGACGCGGTAGTTTTGGATGCGTCTGCCGAAAAAACTGAGAGATGTGTCAGTAATGGCGGAACAATTACTCCTGATGAGATCTTTTCTCTCCGTGAAGCTTTGAATGCTGAAGCATGGCGCAAGACCGGTGGTCTGCACTGCGCGGCGTTGTGGTACAATCACTCCTGTGCGTTTGTGGCGTCCGACATCGGCAGACACAATGCGGTCGACAAGGTGATCGGATGGATGGTGCTTCAGGGGCTGTCCTCTACTCACTGTGCGATCGGCTGCACCGGCAGACAGCCGGCAGGAATGGTTGCAAAAGCGGTGAATGCAAACATTCCAACAATCGTATCCCGTGCTGCGGTAACACTGAAAGGAGCAGAGCTCGCAAAGTCGTCAGGTGTTACGCTGATCGGTTTTGTGCGTGAAGGCAGGTTCACCGTCTACTCGCATCCCGAACGAGTTGCCGGTCTGAATCCAAAAGATGGTGAACCAAAACCTGCCAAAAGCTGTGGTACTCTTGCCTCCCCGCTTCGCGGTCTCCGCTACCGCGACGATGCGGCAGTGCCGGTTGAGGATGCAGCAGTTGCCGAGGATATCGTGACGCTGTATCTGAACGGCAGTGAGTTTATCAAAACCGTTGCAAGTCTTGAGCACCTCCCTGAGTTTGCAGTAGGATTTTTTGTGGACGCAGGCCTTGTCTGTTCTGCTTCAGATATCAGATCAGTGATAGTAAAAGGATCATCTGTGTATGTGGACGCGGTCTGCACTGTTTGTGTTGCAGGAGAGATGGAGTCTTCTGGAGGATTTGCCCCGCACAAACCCCGCGGTCATGCCGAGGCCGGCGGCAGCATCACGGATGAAGAGATCTTCATTATTCGCGAAGCCATCAATGCTGAGGTGTGGGATGCGACCGGCGGTCTGCACTGTGCGGTGCTGTTCCATGATCACCGCGTGGTGTTTCTTGCGTCAGATATCGGCAGACACAACGCGGTTGACAAGGTTATCGGGTATATGATTCTGCATAACATTCCCCCAACCGAGTGTGCGATCGGCAGCACCGGCAGACAACCGGCAGGAATGGTAACAAAAGCTGCGAACGCCGGCGTTCCGATCATTGTGTCCCGTGCCGCTGCAACGGAGAAGGGGATTAGGACCGCGCAAACCTTTGGCGTGACACTCATCTGTTTTGTCCGCCCGCCGCGGTTTACGATCTATACGCATCCGGAACGTGTTGTAGTGAAATCGGCTTTACCCATAAATTCGTTTACTGGCAACTAA